The region CAGGCCGATTATGAAAATCGGTATCACAAGCCAGATAATAAGGCCTGCGGCGCCTGCCGCTAAAATAGCCGTAGACCATTTTTGTACGTTTGTTCTGACCTTTACGGCATCGGCATTTGTCCATTTCAACAGAGGCAGCCATGCAAAAAGTCCAAGTAGAAAAACAACCAGTTTTACAGGCGAGATATAAAACCCCATCTGTATTATTGCTGTAATTGTAGGCATCTATAGCTCCAGCTTATTAGAGAACACCAGTCGAACTTGATCTTATTCCTTTAAGAGCCATTTTAAGCTCGTCAATATTTGGCGCGTATTGGAGTGCGATTTTCATATCGATCCAATCGCCCTCAACAAGCAAATGCAGACTTTCGGTTAAGTCCTGCATTCCTTCCTTCTGACAACTTTTAATAACACCGTCGAGCGAGTTTTCTCGTTTTTCAAGAATCAGTTTTTTGACGATGGGGTTTGAAATAAGTATTTCAACTGCCGGCACTCTTGGCACATCTTTTTTAATTCCCGGCAAAAGCATCTGGTTTATAATACCCTTAAAGGTTGTCGCAAAAGTCTGCCTTGCAAGGTCGCGTTCTTCCGGCGGATACAAATCGAGAATTCTTTGTATAGTTTGTGCCGCACTTGCGGAAAGTATAGTCCCGAAAACAAGATGGCCTGTCTCTGCGGCTCTCATGGCCGCGGAAAAGGTTTTCTGGTCTTTCATTTCGCTAATCATTACCACGTCCGGGTCCTGCCTTGTTAATGACCTCAGTGCATCTTCGATGTCAGTTACGTCAATGCCGACTTCCCTTTGCGAAACGATAGCTTTTTTATCTGTATAAATGAATTCAAGAGGGTCTTCGATAGTGAGAATATGGCAGGGACGGGTGTGGTTAATATGGTCAAGCATAGCGGCAAGCGTCGTACTTTTTCCGCAACCGGCCGAGCCTGTTACGAGAATAAGTCCTTCGTAAGATGTATCGGCAATGGTTTTAACCATAGGCGGCAAATGCAGCGAGTCGAAAGCCGGTATCTGTGATGTGATTTTTCTTGCGGAAAGACTGAGTTTGGTCCTTTGCCTGAATATGTTAACCCGGAATCTATCTATTGGACCGGCCTCGTAAACAAAGTCGAGAGTGCCGTTTTCCATGAAAAATTGTTTTTGTTTCTCTGTTAAGATTTCGAAGACAAGCTTTTCAAGTTTATCTTCTGTAAAAGGCTCCGCAGTTGTGCCTTTTATGTCCTCATTGATACGCAACTTGGGAGGCTGGCCGACTTTTAGATGCAAATCACTGGCTTTTGCCTTAATGGCAAGCTTGAAATACTTGTTAATCTCTGGTTCTACTTCAAAATGTACATGACTGTCAATCGGTTGTTTTTTTTCAGACATTCTACACTCCGGTTATAACCAATTGTAATACAAGTGGTTATGGTAACCAATATCTGCGGTCTAAGGCCCGCCGCAAAGGCTCAGGCTGATTTGAATATTATATTCTACGAATAGTATAAGTTGTTGTCAATATGGATGTTGGGCTTTTTTAGCGAACCTGCCGATTTTGGCGTATCTGCGTTAAATTATTGTCAGCATAGAGTTTGTTGACGATACCGGGAAATTGCCCTATAATTGCACCTCTGTTTTTGTAAACGATTTAACAACTTAGGGAAAGAACAATGGCTAAGAAAAAGAAAGTAAAAAAGGCTTTATGTCATAAATGTGCCGGCCTGTGCTGCAGATATGTGGCGCTGCCGATTGAAACGCCCACTGAAAAAGGCGATTTTGACGATATCCGATGGTATCTTACGCATAAACACGTTTCTGTATTTGTGGAAAAGAAAAGCTGGTATATAAGCATAGAAAATAAATGCAGATATCTATCGGCTAAAGACCATCGCTGTAGAATATACGATAAAAGGCCGCGAATCTGCCGAGGGTATAAGAACATCGATTGCGAATTCAGCCAAAATGAGTACAATTACGACCTGCATTTTACCAATGACAGGGAGATGGAAGAATATATAAAAATAAAATTCGATAATAATAAGACCAACCGATTGTCTAAAGTTAAACGATTAAGAAGTAAATAAAATGAAGATACAGGCAGTAAAAGGCACAAGAGATTTTTATCCTGAAGATATGGCCAGGAGAAATTTTATCATCGACGGCTGGAAAAAGGCGTCGATTCGCAATGGCTTTGCGGAATTCGACGGGCCGATTTTCGAGTACCTCGCAATGTATCAGCTAAAAAGCGGCGATGAAATCTCATCGCAGCTTTTCGCGTTCGAAGACAGAGGCGAAAGAATGCTGGCGATTCGGCCGGAAATTACGCCGACGCTTGCGCGAATGGTCAATCAGAGAATTAACGCTCTGCCAAGGCCTATAAAGTGGTTTTCAGTTCCGAGACTGTGCAGGGCTGAACGGCCGCAAAAGGGCAGGCTTAGAGAATTTTTCCAGTGGAATATCGACATCATAGGCGTTGACGATTGTCTTGCGGATGCGGAAGTGATTTTCTGCGCGGTCGATTATCTTGGGCAGACAGGCCTTACGAGCAATGATGTGGTTGTAAGGATTTCGAGCAGGAGACTTATAGCCGCGATGCTCGAATATTTCGGGATAGAAAAGACACAGCTTGAAAAAGTTTATGCCGCGCTGGACAAGAAAAGCAAAGTGCCAGCGGAAACCTTCGAGAAAATGCTCGAAGAGACAATTACCGATGCCGAAAAAAGACAAAAAGTGCAGAACCTTATGGCGGTTAGCTCTTTAAAGCAGCTTGAAGATTTCGCAGGCAATGATGCAAAATCGAAAGAAGCGGTTGATGAACTGAACCGGCTGTTCGATTATCTTAATATTATGGGGATAACGGAATTTTGCAAATTCGATATAGGCATCGTCAGAGGACTTGCGTATTATACCGGCATAGTTTTCGAGATTTACGATAAGTCGGAACAGTTGCGGGCGATTTGCGGCGGCGGAAGATATGATAATCTGCTTGCGGATTTCGGCGGACCAAAAATAAGCGCTACCGGTATGGGTATGGGCGATTGCGTACTTGGTATAGTACTTGAAGAAAGAGGACTTTTTAAGAACATCGGCGAAAATAATAAAGTCGATTACTTTGTCGTTTATGCAGAAGATACTTTGCAGAACGAAGCAATCGGAATTGTCGCTAAGTTGCGGCAGGGGGGCAAAGTAACAGATTTCAGCTATAAAGGCGGTTCGCTGGGCAAACAGTTGAAACAGGCGTCGGCGCAGTCGGCGGCGAAATGTGTAATCATCGGGCAGGAATTTACGCAGAAAGGCGAAATCATAATTAAGGACATGAACAGCGGCAATCAGCAAAACATGTCTGCGAACGATTTTTTCAACCAGCTCGGATAGTTCGATGGCAAATATTGCCGGTAACCATTATGAAAAAGCTTTTGAAAGCTGGCTGAAAGATAACGGAATTCAGTATCTTCTGGTCGACCAGCAAAAAAGAACGGCATTTTCAAAAAGTAAAATTAAAAGCTTCGACTTCCTTTTTTATTCACCTGACCGGCGAGCGTATCTTGCGGAAATCAAAGGGCGGAAATTTTCCGGGAAGACTTTTACGGCCTTTGGAACTTTGCCGAACTGGGTAACAGCCGATGATGTCAAAGGGCTTGAAAACTGGGCTAAAATTTTCGGCGAATGCTATCAGGGCCTGTTTGTTTTTGTGTATAATCTTGAAAATATAGATGTCGATACCGACGGCAGAGAAATTTACGAATGCCGCGACAGAAGATATGTCTTTATGGCGGTCGCACTTGGCGATTATCAAAAAGGACAGACCCTCCGCAGTAAAAAATGGGAAACTGTGCATTTGCCTGCCGAGTTTTATAAAAATTGTGTTATTAATCCTGAAGAATTGATTTGTACGAAAGTTAGATTTTGAATAAAAAAGTCGCTCAAATTGCGGAAGAAATACTAAACGGCAAAATCATCGACAGAGCCGAAATAGAATGTCTGTTTTCACTCGGTGCAGAGGATTTCGATGACCTGCTTTACTGGGCCAATCGGATACGACAAAAATTTTTCGGCAATAAAATTAAAGTCTGCTCCATAGTTCCTGGCAGGCTGGGCGGGTGCACTGAAGATTGTAAATTCTGTGCGCAATCGTCAGGATACGAAACCGCATTTAAAGAAACTAAAACCCTTACGGATGAAGAAATTCTTGATGCCGCCGGAAAGGCAAAACAAAACGGCGTTCAGAATTTCGGCATAGTTTACAGCGGAAAAACAATCTCTGAAAAAGAATTGCAGAGACTTGAAAAACTAATCTCTAAAATAAAAAATGAAATCGGTATCGGCCTGTGCGGCGGATTTGGAATAATAGATTATAAACAGGCGCAACGACTGGCTGATGCGGGTATGAGCCGATATAATCATAACCTTGAGACTTCGAGAAACCATTTCAAAAATATTGTAACAACGCACGATTACGACTCACGTATCGAGACGGTAAAAGCGGCCAAAAAGGCGGGGCTTGGATTGTGTACGGGAGGTTTGTTTGGTATCGGTGAAACTGATTGCGACAGAATCGATATGGCACTGCAAATTAGAGAACTCGGCGCAGATATGGTTCCGATGAATTTTCTTCATCCTATAGCCGGTACGCCTATGGGCGATATGCCGACAATGCAGCCGCGGGATATTTTACGATTGATTGCTTTGTATCGCTTCATTCTGCCGAAGGTTCATATAAAAGCGGCCGGCGGACGAAAACTCAATCTGCGCGATATGCAGAGCTGGATTTTTTATGCCGGTGCGACGGCGATAATCAGCGGCAATTATCTGACAACTGCCGGCAGGGCGGTTGAAGAAGATTTGCAAATGATAAAAGATTTGGGCCTTGAGGCAAACACTGACTGACACAGACGAAAACGCGGACAGACACGGACTTTCAAATGAGAATAATTTCTGGCATAAAAAGAGGAATGGTAATTCTGCCGCCGAAGGGCAGCGATACCCGGCCGATAACAGACCGTGTCAAGGAATCTATATTCGACGTTCTGTATAAATACAATCTTATCGAAGACAGGGTTGTCGCGGATTTGTTCTGTGGTACAGGTTCATTCGGTCTTGAGTCGCTCAGCAGAGGAGCGAAAGAAGCGGTCTTTGTCGATATGGGCAGGGACGCAATTGAGATTCTCCGAAAAAACATTACTAAAGCCGGTTTTCTTTCGCAGGCTCGTGTTGCCTGTACGAATGCCTTTAGAGTCGGGGCTCCGCCGGCGGCAGGCGGAGAAAAATATTCCCTCGTTTTTGTCGACCCGCCTTATGAAATGAGCAGGGGAACAGGTGGAAAGTCACGGCTGGCAGGACTTTTGGAGCTTTTGCAGGAGCAAATAGCTGACGATGGGCTGGTAGTTGTCAGAACCGAAAAAAAGGTAAATCTTCTCGACAGTTACGGTTCTTTGAAGATAATAGACAAGAGAATCTGGAGTACAATGGCAGTGGCTT is a window of Phycisphaerae bacterium DNA encoding:
- a CDS encoding PilT/PilU family type 4a pilus ATPase; its protein translation is MSEKKQPIDSHVHFEVEPEINKYFKLAIKAKASDLHLKVGQPPKLRINEDIKGTTAEPFTEDKLEKLVFEILTEKQKQFFMENGTLDFVYEAGPIDRFRVNIFRQRTKLSLSARKITSQIPAFDSLHLPPMVKTIADTSYEGLILVTGSAGCGKSTTLAAMLDHINHTRPCHILTIEDPLEFIYTDKKAIVSQREVGIDVTDIEDALRSLTRQDPDVVMISEMKDQKTFSAAMRAAETGHLVFGTILSASAAQTIQRILDLYPPEERDLARQTFATTFKGIINQMLLPGIKKDVPRVPAVEILISNPIVKKLILEKRENSLDGVIKSCQKEGMQDLTESLHLLVEGDWIDMKIALQYAPNIDELKMALKGIRSSSTGVL
- a CDS encoding YkgJ family cysteine cluster protein, with the translated sequence MAKKKKVKKALCHKCAGLCCRYVALPIETPTEKGDFDDIRWYLTHKHVSVFVEKKSWYISIENKCRYLSAKDHRCRIYDKRPRICRGYKNIDCEFSQNEYNYDLHFTNDREMEEYIKIKFDNNKTNRLSKVKRLRSK
- the hisS gene encoding histidine--tRNA ligase; amino-acid sequence: MKIQAVKGTRDFYPEDMARRNFIIDGWKKASIRNGFAEFDGPIFEYLAMYQLKSGDEISSQLFAFEDRGERMLAIRPEITPTLARMVNQRINALPRPIKWFSVPRLCRAERPQKGRLREFFQWNIDIIGVDDCLADAEVIFCAVDYLGQTGLTSNDVVVRISSRRLIAAMLEYFGIEKTQLEKVYAALDKKSKVPAETFEKMLEETITDAEKRQKVQNLMAVSSLKQLEDFAGNDAKSKEAVDELNRLFDYLNIMGITEFCKFDIGIVRGLAYYTGIVFEIYDKSEQLRAICGGGRYDNLLADFGGPKISATGMGMGDCVLGIVLEERGLFKNIGENNKVDYFVVYAEDTLQNEAIGIVAKLRQGGKVTDFSYKGGSLGKQLKQASAQSAAKCVIIGQEFTQKGEIIIKDMNSGNQQNMSANDFFNQLG
- a CDS encoding HYExAFE family protein; translation: MANIAGNHYEKAFESWLKDNGIQYLLVDQQKRTAFSKSKIKSFDFLFYSPDRRAYLAEIKGRKFSGKTFTAFGTLPNWVTADDVKGLENWAKIFGECYQGLFVFVYNLENIDVDTDGREIYECRDRRYVFMAVALGDYQKGQTLRSKKWETVHLPAEFYKNCVINPEELICTKVRF
- the bioB gene encoding biotin synthase BioB — encoded protein: MNKKVAQIAEEILNGKIIDRAEIECLFSLGAEDFDDLLYWANRIRQKFFGNKIKVCSIVPGRLGGCTEDCKFCAQSSGYETAFKETKTLTDEEILDAAGKAKQNGVQNFGIVYSGKTISEKELQRLEKLISKIKNEIGIGLCGGFGIIDYKQAQRLADAGMSRYNHNLETSRNHFKNIVTTHDYDSRIETVKAAKKAGLGLCTGGLFGIGETDCDRIDMALQIRELGADMVPMNFLHPIAGTPMGDMPTMQPRDILRLIALYRFILPKVHIKAAGGRKLNLRDMQSWIFYAGATAIISGNYLTTAGRAVEEDLQMIKDLGLEANTD
- a CDS encoding RsmD family RNA methyltransferase, which encodes MRIISGIKRGMVILPPKGSDTRPITDRVKESIFDVLYKYNLIEDRVVADLFCGTGSFGLESLSRGAKEAVFVDMGRDAIEILRKNITKAGFLSQARVACTNAFRVGAPPAAGGEKYSLVFVDPPYEMSRGTGGKSRLAGLLELLQEQIADDGLVVVRTEKKVNLLDSYGSLKIIDKRIWSTMAVAFLALRKDDRQTSGNTDNSEPA